The following coding sequences lie in one Syngnathus scovelli strain Florida chromosome 1, RoL_Ssco_1.2, whole genome shotgun sequence genomic window:
- the gdf9 gene encoding growth/differentiatio: MIDRATGRLAALPDDVIDVTIDWQHLHLLISGATFVQLELQCGDFALTFWAGSPCLFWMNEKQMLTSVALRCFRAVLFLLLVSSSRPPSFRCSVVRTDSWSDLSQYSYGTIFSPLLKALSEHGGSRWHQAPVKKIKPEHKYIRYLTDTSFKKTSRDQRSLEGSARYNVVRLIKPQEQCLAKSNKEGFTLDLPYSLDQVREKEQLTKATLLYSSAHVNSVCFLSIKEQEHSNKCPLCPGIHQAINFTAAIDAPGRGNWAEVDVTPLILPPSKFPKHNVHLQIGVMCLKQQHAGHEGPLEFAVGSPPLLLYLHDDSKASHQTLPPTAANRLHGQVFLKAHQVLRTKRRRRRASAKSKRGDKSLDIHLPELLPSSEFPTSYCALYDFRVRFSQLKLDHWIVFPPKYNPRYCRGICPRTVGFIYGSPVHTMVQNIIYEKLDSSVPRPSCIPSHYSPLSVMIFEEDGSYVYKEFEDMVATRCTCR, from the exons ATGATAGACAGGGCCACCGGAAGGCTCGCGGCCTTGCCTGATGACGTCATAGACGTGACGATTGATTGGCAACACCTGCACCTGTTGATCAGCGGTGCCACGTTCGTACAGTTGGAGCTTCAGTGCGGCGATTTTGCGTTGACCTTTTGGGCCGGTTCCCCCTGTTTATTTTGGATGAATGAAAAGCAAATGTTGACGTCAGTTGCCCTTCGTTGTTTTCGCGCTGTTCTGTTCCTGCTGCTGGTCAGTAGCAGCCGCCCGCCTTCGTTTCGATGCTCCGTGGTCCGCACGGACTCCTGGAGCGATTTGAGCCAGTACTCCTATGGCACCATTTTCTCCCCGCTGCTCAAAGCTTTGTCCGAGCACGGAGGCTCTAGGTGGCACCAGGCCCCCGTGAAAAAGATCAAACCCGAGCACAAGTACATCAGGTATTTGACGGACACGTCGTTCAAGAAAACGTCCAGAGATCAGAGAAGTTTAGAAGGGAGCGCGCGCTACAACGTCGTCAGGCTGATCAAGCCGCAAGAGCAATGTCTTGCCAAAAGCAATAAAG AGGGCTTCACACTAGACCTGCCCTACAGTCTTGATCAAGTTAGAGAAAAAGAGCAGCTCACAAAGGCAACGCTGCTGTACAGTTCAGCCCACGTCAACTCTGTGTGCTTCCTGAGCATCAAGGAGCAGGAGCACTCCAACAAATGTCCCCTGTGTCCCGGCATCCACCAGGCTATAAACTTCACAGCCGCCATCGATGCTCCAGGAAGAGGAAACTGGGCGGAAGTTGACGTAACTCCACTGATTCTTCCGCCTTCAAAATTCCCAAAACACAATGTCCACCTTCAAATAGGCGTCATGTGCCTCAAGCAGCAACACGCCGGGCATGAAGGCCCTTTGGAGTTTGCAGTGGGGTCTCCTCCGCTGTTGCTTTATCTCCATGACGACAGCAAAGCGTCACACCAGACGTTGCCGCCCACCGCTGCAAACAGGCTTCACGGGCAGGTGTTTCTCAAAGCCCATCAAGTTCTTCGAACCAAGAGGCGGCGAAGAAGGGCGTCCGCTAAGAGCAAACGAGGCGATAAAAGCCTGGACATCCACTTACCGGAGCTTCTTCCAAGCTCGGAATTCCCAACAAGTTACTGTGCCTTGTATGATTTCAGAGTGCGCTTTAGCCAGCTCAAACTGGATCACTGGATCGTTTTCCCGCCCAAATATAACCCGAGGTATTGTCGAGGCATCTGCCCGCGGACAGTTGGCTTCATCTATGGGTCGCCCGTCCACACCATGGTACAAAACATCATATATGAGAAGCTTGACTCCTCTGTGCCGAGGCCGTCGTGCATTCCATCCCATTACAGCCCCTTGAGCGTCATGATCTTCGAGGAGGATGGCTCGTACGTTTACAAGGAGTTTGAAGACATGGTTGCCACCAGGTGCACCTGCCGCTAA
- the LOC125977418 gene encoding septin-8-A isoform X3, giving the protein MPANEVDVFANEDKRTLELGGHVGFDSLPDQLVSKSITQGFSFNILCIGETGIGKSTLMNTLFNTRFENEEASHYEKYVLLQPHTYDLQESNVNLKLTIVHTVGFGDQINKEESYKPIVEYIDTQFETYLEEELKIKRSLYNFHDTRIHICLYFIAPNGHSLKSLDLVTMKKLDSKVNVIPVIAKADTVSRSELDKLKIKIMSELVSNGVQIYQFPTEDEAVAEINSSMNTHLPFAVVGSVEDVKVGNKIFKARLYPWGSVQVENENHCDFVKLREMLLRVNMEDLREQTHTRHYELYRRCKLEEMGFKDADPNSQSFSLQETYEAKRKEFLRELQHQEEGMRQMFVNKVKETEVELKEKEKELHERFEQLKRLHQEEKKNLEEKRRELEGEMNAFNRRRVAAETLMGQALQGAAQPLKKDKDKKNFFSLPSACSLTSSRNLN; this is encoded by the exons ATGCCGGCCAACGAAGTGGACGTTTTCGCC AATGAAGACAAACGAACCTTGGAGCTCGGGGGCCATGTGGGCTTTGACAGTCTTCCAGATCAGTTGGTCAgcaaatcaatcacacagggctTCAGCTTCAACATCCTCTGCATAG GGGAGACAGGGATAGGCAAATCCACCTTAATGAACACACTTTTCAATACAAGGTTTGAAAATGAAGAGGCCAGCCATTATGAGAAATACGTGCTTCTGCAACCACACACATACGACCTGCAGGAGAGCAACGTCAACCTCAAGCTGACCATCGTACACACTGTTGGCTTTGGGGACCAGATCAACAAAGAAGAAAG CTATAAACCCATTGTAGAGTATATTGACACTCAGTTTGAAACATACCTCGAAGAGGAGCTAAAAATAAAACGGTCCCTATACAATTTCCATGACACGAGAATCCACATCTGCCTATATTTCATCGCTCCCAACGGCCACTCCCTCAAGTCTCTGGATCTCGTCACCATGAAGAAGCTCGATAGCAAG GTGAACGTCATCCCTGTCATTGCAAAGGCAGACACGGTGTCCAGGAGTGAACTGGACAAATTAAAGATCAAGATCATGAGCGAGCTGGTCAGCAATGGAGTGCAGATATACCAGTTTCCAACTGAGGATGAGGCTGTGGCTGAAATCAACTCTTCCATGAAT ACTCACCTGCCATTTGCTGTCGTTGGCAGCGTAGAAGACGTCAAAGTaggcaataaaatattcaaagcaAGACTGTATCCTTGGGGATCTGTACAAG tgGAGAATGAGAATCATTGTGATTTTGTGAAACTGAGGGAGATGCTGCTGCGTGTCAACATGGAGGATCTTCGTGAGCAAACACACACTCGCCACTACGAGCTCTACCGCCGTTGCAAGCTGGAAGAGATGGGCTTCAAGGATGCAGACCCCAACAGCCAGTCGTTCAG CCTGCAAGAGACATATGAAGCCAAGAGGAAGGAGTTTCTGAGAGAACTACAACACCAGGAGGAAGGAATGAGGCAGATGTTTGTCAACAAAGTAAAAGAGACTGAAGTGGAgctgaaagaaaaggaaaaagag CTCCACGAGAGGTTTGAGCAGCTCAAACGGCTGCACCAGGAAGAAAAGAAGAACCTGGAGGAGAAACGACGGGAGCTGGAGGGAGAGATGAATGCTTTCAACAGGAGGAGGGTTGCTGCAGAAACACTGATGGGCCAGGCTCTCCAGGGTGCCGCTCAACCTCTCAAgaaggacaaagacaagaaaaa
- the LOC125977418 gene encoding septin-8-A isoform X2, which yields MNTLFNTRFENEEASHYEKYVLLQPHTYDLQESNVNLKLTIVHTVGFGDQINKEESYKPIVEYIDTQFETYLEEELKIKRSLYNFHDTRIHICLYFIAPNGHSLKSLDLVTMKKLDSKVNVIPVIAKADTVSRSELDKLKIKIMSELVSNGVQIYQFPTEDEAVAEINSSMNTHLPFAVVGSVEDVKVGNKIFKARLYPWGSVQVENENHCDFVKLREMLLRVNMEDLREQTHTRHYELYRRCKLEEMGFKDADPNSQSFSLQETYEAKRKEFLRELQHQEEGMRQMFVNKVKETEVELKEKEKELHERFEQLKRLHQEEKKNLEEKRRELEGEMNAFNRRRVAAETLMGQALQGAAQPLKKDKDKKNFFSLPSACSLTSSRNLN from the exons ATGAACACACTTTTCAATACAAGGTTTGAAAATGAAGAGGCCAGCCATTATGAGAAATACGTGCTTCTGCAACCACACACATACGACCTGCAGGAGAGCAACGTCAACCTCAAGCTGACCATCGTACACACTGTTGGCTTTGGGGACCAGATCAACAAAGAAGAAAG CTATAAACCCATTGTAGAGTATATTGACACTCAGTTTGAAACATACCTCGAAGAGGAGCTAAAAATAAAACGGTCCCTATACAATTTCCATGACACGAGAATCCACATCTGCCTATATTTCATCGCTCCCAACGGCCACTCCCTCAAGTCTCTGGATCTCGTCACCATGAAGAAGCTCGATAGCAAG GTGAACGTCATCCCTGTCATTGCAAAGGCAGACACGGTGTCCAGGAGTGAACTGGACAAATTAAAGATCAAGATCATGAGCGAGCTGGTCAGCAATGGAGTGCAGATATACCAGTTTCCAACTGAGGATGAGGCTGTGGCTGAAATCAACTCTTCCATGAAT ACTCACCTGCCATTTGCTGTCGTTGGCAGCGTAGAAGACGTCAAAGTaggcaataaaatattcaaagcaAGACTGTATCCTTGGGGATCTGTACAAG tgGAGAATGAGAATCATTGTGATTTTGTGAAACTGAGGGAGATGCTGCTGCGTGTCAACATGGAGGATCTTCGTGAGCAAACACACACTCGCCACTACGAGCTCTACCGCCGTTGCAAGCTGGAAGAGATGGGCTTCAAGGATGCAGACCCCAACAGCCAGTCGTTCAG CCTGCAAGAGACATATGAAGCCAAGAGGAAGGAGTTTCTGAGAGAACTACAACACCAGGAGGAAGGAATGAGGCAGATGTTTGTCAACAAAGTAAAAGAGACTGAAGTGGAgctgaaagaaaaggaaaaagag CTCCACGAGAGGTTTGAGCAGCTCAAACGGCTGCACCAGGAAGAAAAGAAGAACCTGGAGGAGAAACGACGGGAGCTGGAGGGAGAGATGAATGCTTTCAACAGGAGGAGGGTTGCTGCAGAAACACTGATGGGCCAGGCTCTCCAGGGTGCCGCTCAACCTCTCAAgaaggacaaagacaagaaaaa
- the sowahab gene encoding LOW QUALITY PROTEIN: ankyrin repeat domain-containing protein SOWAHA (The sequence of the model RefSeq protein was modified relative to this genomic sequence to represent the inferred CDS: inserted 3 bases in 2 codons), protein MSLTQESVXLLERGGKVRNAELLSHFGVLINGGSPAEKQHNRELFKKLVNSVAVVRQTDGVKFVAVKKRYQDFVKDVLHGTLSCSNSTLQISHSDVKNNSASHVNLQRSKSDTTLKVLNICRDQVGSRSSGAVFAVVAVTSPSKGKPQSTSQPHIPVCNEDKPLQSWRNRHTDDQKKRQGDKAECSGSVPLDPLVHEWLVKCAAGLWGHVHAMLLQDARLAQKKDFISGFTALHWAAKDGNGEMVHKLMDIARRRGAHVNINSKAHXGYTPLHIAAIHNHTEIMLLLVQRYGASVDESDNDGKKACHYLGAGVSAEVRALVGGVQLSKYWNKTDDVHNREQPKGLNTISKLFQPHRKQKYATRLTIDA, encoded by the exons ATGTCTTTGACCCAAGAGTCCGT TTTACTGGAGCGAGGCGGCAAAGTGAGGAACGCCGAGCTACTCTCCCATTTCGGCGTTCTCATCAACGGCGGCTCGCCCGCGGAAAAGCAACACAATAGGGAGCTGTTCAAGAAGTTGGTCAACAGCGTAGCCGTGGTTCGCCAGACGGACGGGGTGAAGTTCGTGGCAGTCAAGAAGCGGTACCAGGACTTTGTGAAAGATGTGCTGCATGGAACTTTGTCCTGTTCAAACTCGACTTTGCAAATTAGTCATTCAGACGTGAAAAATAATAGTGCATCACACGTGAACTTGCAAAGAAGTAAGTCAGACACTACTCTCAAAGTGCTGAACATTTGTAGAGATCAAGTAGGCAGCAGATCTTCAGGAGCTGTGTTTGCCGTAGTAGCAGTCACCTCTCCTTCTAAAGGGAAACCACAATCTACATCCCAACCTCATATTCCAGTTTGCAATGAAGACAAACCCCTGCAAAGTTGGAGAAACCGTCACACCGATGACCAGAAGAAGAGGCAGGGCGACAAAGCCGAGTGCTCCGGGTCGGTACCCCTCGACCCCCTGGTCCACGAGTGGCTGGTGAAGTGCGCCGCCGGGCTGTGGGGGCACGTCCATGCCATGCTCCTGCAGGACGCCCGCCTGGCCCAGAAGAAGGACTTCATATCAGGCTTCACGGCGCTGCACTGGGCCGCCAAGGATGGAAATGGCGAGATGGTCCACAAGCTAATGGACATCGCCCGGAGGAGAGGGGCACATGTTAACATTAACAGCAAAGCTC GGGGTTACACACCTCTACACATCGCCGCCATACACAACCACACAGAGATCATGCTTCTACTGGTCCAACGTTACGGCGCAAGTGTTGACGAGAGTGACAACGACGGCAAGAAGGCCTGCCACTACCTGGGGGCGGGTGTGTCAGCGGAGGTCAGAGCCCTTGTGGGAGGTGTGCAGCTATCTAAATACTGGAACAAGACGGATGACGTGCATAACCGGGAGCAGCCGAAAGGTCTCAACACTATCAGTAAGCTGTTCCAGCCTCACAGGAAGCAGAAATATGCAACAAGACTCACGATTGATGCATGA
- the LOC125977418 gene encoding septin-8-A isoform X1: MPANEVDVFANEDKRTLELGGHVGFDSLPDQLVSKSITQGFSFNILCIGETGIGKSTLMNTLFNTRFENEEASHYEKYVLLQPHTYDLQESNVNLKLTIVHTVGFGDQINKEESYKPIVEYIDTQFETYLEEELKIKRSLYNFHDTRIHICLYFIAPNGHSLKSLDLVTMKKLDSKVNVIPVIAKADTVSRSELDKLKIKIMSELVSNGVQIYQFPTEDEAVAEINSSMNTHLPFAVVGSVEDVKVGNKIFKARLYPWGSVQVENENHCDFVKLREMLLRVNMEDLREQTHTRHYELYRRCKLEEMGFKDADPNSQSFSLQETYEAKRKEFLRELQHQEEGMRQMFVNKVKETEVELKEKEKELHERFEQLKRLHQEEKKNLEEKRRELEGEMNAFNRRRVAAETLMGQALQGAAQPLKKDKDKKN; this comes from the exons ATGCCGGCCAACGAAGTGGACGTTTTCGCC AATGAAGACAAACGAACCTTGGAGCTCGGGGGCCATGTGGGCTTTGACAGTCTTCCAGATCAGTTGGTCAgcaaatcaatcacacagggctTCAGCTTCAACATCCTCTGCATAG GGGAGACAGGGATAGGCAAATCCACCTTAATGAACACACTTTTCAATACAAGGTTTGAAAATGAAGAGGCCAGCCATTATGAGAAATACGTGCTTCTGCAACCACACACATACGACCTGCAGGAGAGCAACGTCAACCTCAAGCTGACCATCGTACACACTGTTGGCTTTGGGGACCAGATCAACAAAGAAGAAAG CTATAAACCCATTGTAGAGTATATTGACACTCAGTTTGAAACATACCTCGAAGAGGAGCTAAAAATAAAACGGTCCCTATACAATTTCCATGACACGAGAATCCACATCTGCCTATATTTCATCGCTCCCAACGGCCACTCCCTCAAGTCTCTGGATCTCGTCACCATGAAGAAGCTCGATAGCAAG GTGAACGTCATCCCTGTCATTGCAAAGGCAGACACGGTGTCCAGGAGTGAACTGGACAAATTAAAGATCAAGATCATGAGCGAGCTGGTCAGCAATGGAGTGCAGATATACCAGTTTCCAACTGAGGATGAGGCTGTGGCTGAAATCAACTCTTCCATGAAT ACTCACCTGCCATTTGCTGTCGTTGGCAGCGTAGAAGACGTCAAAGTaggcaataaaatattcaaagcaAGACTGTATCCTTGGGGATCTGTACAAG tgGAGAATGAGAATCATTGTGATTTTGTGAAACTGAGGGAGATGCTGCTGCGTGTCAACATGGAGGATCTTCGTGAGCAAACACACACTCGCCACTACGAGCTCTACCGCCGTTGCAAGCTGGAAGAGATGGGCTTCAAGGATGCAGACCCCAACAGCCAGTCGTTCAG CCTGCAAGAGACATATGAAGCCAAGAGGAAGGAGTTTCTGAGAGAACTACAACACCAGGAGGAAGGAATGAGGCAGATGTTTGTCAACAAAGTAAAAGAGACTGAAGTGGAgctgaaagaaaaggaaaaagag CTCCACGAGAGGTTTGAGCAGCTCAAACGGCTGCACCAGGAAGAAAAGAAGAACCTGGAGGAGAAACGACGGGAGCTGGAGGGAGAGATGAATGCTTTCAACAGGAGGAGGGTTGCTGCAGAAACACTGATGGGCCAGGCTCTCCAGGGTGCCGCTCAACCTCTCAAgaaggacaaagacaagaaaaa
- the uqcrq gene encoding cytochrome b-c1 complex subunit 8: MGRHFGNLARVRHVITYSLSPFEQKAFANYFSKGIPNVWRRFSSSFFRVAPPMILMYVTYTWGNSAHKQSKRKNPADYENEE, translated from the exons ATGGGCCGCCACTTTGGAAACTTGGCCAGGGTCAGGCACGTCATCACATACAGTCTGTCACCCTTTGAGCAGAAGGCGTTTGCAAACTATTTCTCCAAGGGAATTCCCAACGTATGGAGAAGGTTCTCATCATCTTTCTTCAGAGTTGCCCCTC CAATGATCCTCATGTACGTGACCTACACGTGGGGCAACAGTGCTCACAAGCAGAGCAAGAGGAAGAATCCCGCTGACTATGAGAACGAAGAATAA